From one Variovorax sp. PBL-H6 genomic stretch:
- a CDS encoding TRAP transporter large permease, with amino-acid sequence MTTASLFAMLFVFMALGMPVAVALGLSSALTILLFGQDSIASLSLKLFETSEHYTLLAIPFFLLSGAFMTTGGVAKRMIVFANACIGHLRGGLAMASVLACMLFAAVSGSSPATVVAVGSIVIAGMVKAGYSQPFAAGVICNAGTLGILIPPSIVMVVYGAATETSVGKLFMAGVIPGLVLGLMLMGAIYVRARMINLPRQPRASWREVLAAGRKSLWGLMLLVIILGGIYGGVFTPTEAAAAAAVYSFVVAVFVYGDIGLKDVPRVLVDAAKVTVMLMFIVANALLFAHVLTTERIPQTIAGQIVGMGLAPWQFLIVVNVLLLIAGAFMEPTGIILILAPILFPIATTLGIDPVHLGIIMVVNLEIGMVTPPVGLNLFVTSGITGMSVMQVVRAALPWLVILLVFLVLVTYVAPLALFLPGLLF; translated from the coding sequence GCTGGGACTGTCATCCGCACTGACGATTCTCTTGTTCGGTCAGGATTCGATTGCGTCCTTGTCGCTGAAACTGTTCGAGACTTCCGAGCACTACACCTTGCTGGCGATCCCTTTCTTCCTGCTGTCCGGCGCCTTCATGACGACCGGAGGTGTGGCGAAGCGCATGATCGTCTTCGCGAACGCCTGCATCGGCCATCTGCGCGGTGGACTGGCGATGGCCTCGGTCTTGGCCTGCATGCTGTTCGCCGCTGTGTCCGGTTCGTCGCCGGCCACCGTGGTCGCGGTGGGCTCGATCGTGATCGCGGGCATGGTCAAGGCCGGCTACTCGCAACCCTTCGCTGCCGGCGTGATCTGCAACGCCGGCACGCTGGGAATCCTCATTCCGCCCTCCATCGTCATGGTCGTCTATGGCGCGGCGACCGAAACGTCGGTTGGAAAACTCTTCATGGCCGGCGTGATTCCCGGCCTCGTGCTGGGCCTGATGCTGATGGGGGCCATTTATGTCCGCGCCCGGATGATCAACCTGCCGCGTCAGCCGCGCGCCAGCTGGCGCGAGGTACTCGCCGCGGGTCGCAAGTCGCTTTGGGGGCTCATGCTGCTGGTCATCATTCTGGGCGGCATCTATGGCGGCGTGTTCACGCCGACCGAAGCCGCTGCTGCGGCGGCGGTGTACTCGTTCGTCGTTGCGGTCTTCGTCTATGGCGACATCGGCCTCAAGGACGTGCCGCGCGTGCTCGTCGATGCGGCAAAGGTCACGGTGATGTTGATGTTCATCGTCGCCAACGCGTTGCTGTTCGCGCATGTGCTGACCACCGAGAGAATTCCGCAGACGATTGCCGGGCAGATCGTCGGCATGGGCCTGGCGCCCTGGCAGTTCCTGATCGTCGTCAATGTGCTGCTGCTGATTGCCGGCGCCTTCATGGAGCCGACCGGCATCATCCTGATCCTGGCGCCGATCCTGTTTCCGATTGCCACCACGCTGGGTATCGATCCGGTGCATCTCGGCATCATCATGGTCGTGAACCTGGAGATAGGCATGGTGACCCCCCCTGTCGGGCTCAACCTGTTCGTCACTTCCGGCATCACCGGCATGTCCGTGATGCAGGTCGTTCGCGCGGCCCTGCCTTGGCTCGTGATCCTGCTGGTCTTCCTGGTCCTCGTTACCTACGTTGCGCCCTTGGCCTTGTTCCTGCCGGGGCTGCTGTTCTGA